From Ptychodera flava strain L36383 chromosome 3 unlocalized genomic scaffold, AS_Pfla_20210202 Scaffold_26__1_contigs__length_13983176_pilon, whole genome shotgun sequence, one genomic window encodes:
- the LOC139125839 gene encoding guanylate-binding protein 2-like: protein MSKKNEKPQCIPLCYPDNYKWDKVKGKLVEKKKSRGLLVVCEDALEIIRSIDGPICPVAITGPARCGKSYIASQLIEPRTDKCVFETSAKMKPQTMGIWMSTDVFKKTLSNGTEVTVIILDTEGLDAYSAHKEDDMLMFALMALMSSVLVYNNKGSVNAEDINKLSWISKLNKVFRWRGDGQKATTLLENEFIKFFPNFMWLLRDVTMSFMLTRDDEDVEVDFKNYLLEEVLKLEKESIMTEAKVKEANATRRALLKSFPVFDALTLPMPSLDQSVLKDMDKGKNRGRLNQAFLKEVDVFISHCGTLMKPKKAWPYVGNINGHQFTKMLQQYVSGFSKTKSISVDAVVTSVIDALLQEVVGLVFADYCIAMDEYAKTALPCQNYEIINKHNNCLFKSMRKFKEKSKYVNDVGCLEKYRNILKERMVQYSDDGAMVIGGYLHTILKKNEKESYTFCKQLVDELLVENVKPGKSYRRQSSYGSSVDFINEQYKERARGPQIWHVYKTVLAAKIEEMSRGISTIKEDGGVKSKTKFDPNKNLIENVAEEEEREREKLKEQMLALKKEEEKTIRAMVDEDIVDEQKQSEADFQERSAATKVQVETLKRTHKDLAKELQLTVDKMGQENKKREEELIRKRENMMRQS, encoded by the exons ATGAGCAAAAAGA ACGAGAAGCCTCAATGTATTCCACTGTGTTACCCTGACAACTACAAGTGGGACAAAGTCAAGGGTAAGCTAGTTGAGAAGAAAAAGAGTCGAGGGCTGCTTGTGGTGTGCGAGGACGCCCTGGAAATAATACGGTCCATCGACGGTCCAATATGTCCGGTTGCTATCACTGGTCCTGCTAGATGTGGCAAATCATACATAGCTAGTCAGCTGATTGAACCAAGAACAGACAAATGCGTATTTGAAACGTCAGCAAAAATGAAGCCTCAAACGATGG GGATATGGATGAGTACAGATGTGTTCAAAAAGACGCTGTCAAACGGAACAGAAGTTACTGTCATTATCCTGGACACAGAGGGACTTGATGCATACAGCGCTCATAAAGAAGACGATATGCTTATGTTTGCTTTGATGGCCTTGATGTCGTCTGTATTGGTCTATAATAACAAAGGATCCGTCAATGCAGAGGACATTAATAAGCTCAG CTGGATAAGTAAACTCAACAAGGTGTTTAGGTGGAGAGGCGATGGTCAAAAGGCAACAACCCTACTGGAAAATGAATTTATAAAGTTCTTTCCAAATTTCATGTGGCTCCTACGTGACGTTACCATGTCATTCATGCTGACCAGAGACGATGAAGATGTGGAAGTCGACTTCAAAAATTATCTATTGGAAGAG GTATTGAAATTAGAGAAGGAAAGTATTATGACTGAGGCAAAGGTAAAGGAAGCCAATGCCACTAGGAGGGCATTGTTAAAGTCATTCCCAGTGTTTGATGCGTTGACGCTCCCCATGCCATCACTAGATCAGTCTGTGTTGAAAGATATGGACAAAGGAAAGAATCGCGGACGTTTAAACCAGGCTTTCCTGAAAGAAGTCGACGTTTTCATATCACATTGTGGCACACTAATGAAACCAAAGAAGGCCTGGCCGTATGTTGGTAACATCAATGGACATC AGTTTACCAAAATGCTTCAACAGTACGTGTCCGGGTTTTCGAAGACAAAGTCAATCAGCGTGGATGCCGTTGTCACAAGTGTGATAGATGCCTTGCTACAGGAGGTGGTTGGTCTGGTGTTTGCTGACTACTGCATTGCTATGGACGAATATGCTAAAACAGCTCTCCCTTGTCAGAACTACGAGATCATCAATAAGCACAACaattgtttgttcaagtcaatGAGGAAATTTAAAGAAAAGTCAAAATACGTCAATGACGTCGGCTGTCTGGAAAAATATAGGAATATATTGAAG GAACGGATGGTCCAATACAGCGACGACGGTGCTATGGTTATCGGCGGCTATTTACATACCATAttgaaaaagaatgaaaaagagTCCTACACGTTTTGTAAACAGCTTGTTGACGAGCTTCTGGTGGAGAACGTGAAACCAGGAAAGAGCTACCGTCGACAATCATCATATGGATCGAGTGTGGACTTCATAAACGAACAGTACAAGGAAAGGGCACGTGGTCCTCAAATATGGCATGTGTATAAAACTGTACTAGCTGCG AAAATAGAAGAGATGTCTCGAGGCATATCCACGATAAAAGAAGACGGGGGTGTGAAATCTAAAACCAAGTTCGATCCTAACAAGAATCTAATTGAAAATGtagcagaagaagaagaacgg GAAAGAGAGAAACTTAAAGAGCAGATGCTTGCTTTGAAAAAGGAAGAGGAGAAAACGATC CGAGCCATGGTAGATGAAGACATTGTTGACGAGCAGAAGCAATCAGAGGCAGATTTTCAAGAAAGGAGTGCAGCTACAAAGGTTCAAGTAGAAACCCTCAAACGAACCCACAAGGACTTGGCAAAAGAACTGCAGCTCACAGTGGATAAGATGGGGCAGGAGAACAAGAAACGCGAAGAAGAATTgataagaaaaagggaaaatatGATGCGAcaatcttaa
- the LOC139125990 gene encoding uncharacterized protein PF3D7_1120000-like produces MKPKKAWPYVGNIHGQQFAELLKEYVSEFSSSGGVLNIYSVGSKVVETLLNDVQEKAFHRYRSSMDDFSKSVIPCPNHEIIYKHNDCLTKVIKYFNVKSKYINDSALLDMHRKKLLERIAVYAAGGLVGGHLKNLLSSNVKESDKYCKKIVDQLFEDKLKPLISKCENEDVRRSIDVDREISEIEKEYKGRARGPHIWQVYKKELADKITIFSAAARTADGNEEDAPYVKEAEEEEGKEKEKEEEQMSNLKEEEKKTLRLTMKEDITKQQDQIAADLEENSTAILTQISQLLQTHAELAKELQLVRDHMEKESKAMKEELKGKKEKTT; encoded by the exons ATGAAGCCCAAGAAGGCGTGGCCTTACGTCGGGAACATCCATGGACAAC AATTTGCAGAATTGCTCAAAGAATACGTGTCAGAGTTCTCGTCGTCTGGTGGTGTCCTCAACATTTACTCGGTCGGTTCTAAGGTGGTTGAAACCCTTCTCAACGACGTTCAAGAGAAGGCGTTCCATAGGTACCGCAGCAGCATGGACGATTTCAGCAAGTCAGTTATCCCTTGCCCAAACCACGAGATCATCTACAAACACAACGATTGTCTCACAAAAGTGATCAAGTACTTCAATGTCAAATCCAAGTACATAAATGATTCCGCTCTTCTGGATATGCACAGGAAGAAACTGTTG GAAAGGATCGCTGTGTACGCAGCAGGTGGCTTGGTAGGCGGACACCTGAAAAATTTACTATCGTCGAACGTCAAGGAGTCAGATAAgtattgcaaaaaaattgtcGACCAGTTGTTTGAAGACAAACTCAAACCTTTAATAAGCAAGTGTGAAAACGAAGATGTTAGACGTTCCATAGACGTTGACAGGGAAATTAGCGAAATCGAAAAAGAATACAAAGGACGAGCACGTGGTCCACATATCTGGCAAGTGTACAAAAAAGAGTTAGCAGAT aaaataactATCTTTTCTGCGGCTGCGCGAACCGCTGATGGAAATGAAGAAGATGCACCGTATGTGAAGGAGGCTGAGGAGGAAGAGGGGAAG GAAAAGGAGAAAGAGGAAGAGCAGATGTCAAATCTGAAGGAAGAGGAAAAGAAAACTCTC CGCCTTACTATGAAGGAGGACATTACCAAGCAACAGGACCAGATAGCCGCCGATCTTGAAGAAAACAGCACTGCCATACTGACTCAAATCAGTCAGCTGCTGCAAACACACGCCGAATTGGCGAAAGAATTGCAACTCGTCAGAGATCACATGGAAAAAGAAAGTAAGGCAATGAAGGAAGAGTtgaaaggaaagaaagaaaagacgACCTAA
- the LOC139125716 gene encoding guanylate-binding protein 2-like, translated as MSKTHTSVPLCYPDNFEWDTEKGILVKKRRKRGKLVVCNDALEILRSIDGPICPIAVTGPARCGKSYIASQLIEPRPFDCVFQTSSKMQPQTMGIWMNTDVFKKTLRKGVEVTVVIMDTEGLGAYDAYSQDDLQLFSLMSLLSSVLVYNSRGSMTGEDIKKLSWVGTLGNVIHGGTDGKTTKSQAKDFIRFFPNFMWLLRDVSMTFSVTRGDKEIEVDVKEYIFEEVLKMEEETGDSIDRIREYNSHRKALLRSFPVFDAVKLSTPSIDGDVLANMDKGENRKSLSQTFLGRLILSSIVWCF; from the exons ATGA GTAAAACACACACAAGTGTCCCCCTGTGTTACCCAGACAACTTTGAATGGGACACGGAGAAGGGAATACTCGTCAAAAAAAGAAGGAAACGTGGAAAGTTGGTAGTGTGTAATGACGCTCTGGAAATCCTACGTTCCATCGATGGTCCAATCTGTCCGATAGCGGTGACTGGTCCTGCTAGGTGTGGAAAATCATACATAGCAAGTCAGCTGATTGAACCGAGACCATTTGACTGCGTGTTTCAAACATCTAGCAAGATGCAACCACAGACCATGG GCATATGGATGAACACTGACGTGTTCAAGAAGACACTGAGGAAAGGAGTCGAAGTGACTGTGGTTATCATGGACACAGAGGGACTGGGTGCCTACGATGCATACAGCCAGGATGATTTGCAGCTATTTTCATTGATGTCACTGCTGTCATCTGTTCTTGTTTACAACAGCAGAGGATCCATGACTGGAGAAGATATCAAGAAATTAAG CTGGGTTGGAACACTAGGCAACGTAATACACGGAGGCACAGATGGGAAGACCACAAAGTCACAAGCCAAAGACTTTATTAGGTTCTTTCCAAATTTTATGTGGCTTCTTCGTGATGTGTCGATGACATTTTCTGTCACAAGAGGCGACAAAGAGATCGAAGTAGATGTAAAAGAGTACATCTTTGAAGAG GTATTAAAGATGGAGGAAGAAACTGGAGATAGCATTGACAGAATTAGGGAGTACAATAGTCATCGAAAGGCTTTGCTTAGATCTTTCCCTGTGTTTGATGCTGTCAAACTTTCTACGCCATCCATCGATGGTGATGTTTTGGCTAATATGGACAAAGGGGAAAATCGCAAAAGCCTGAGTCAAACTTTCCTGGGGAGGTTGATACTTTCCTCGATCGTCTGGTGCTTCTGA